The nucleotide window AACTGCCCGTTCCCGCCATGCATGTGATGAACGTCTAATTCATGGACTGGGTAATAACTCGAAAAAAGCAAGACATACGCGACAACGCTACAACAAAATATCGATACTACCCAAGGCGTGGTCAAAAATTGCGCAGCAAACATCAAGGGAATTAAAAAGGTGATGCAAAATGGATTAGTGTGTCCACCATAAAAATAAAGCAAAGCAAAAATTACTGCACAGTCTAGTAATAATAAACTGCCGAGAAATACTTCAGTGGTCAAATTGATTCGCCTTGCAAGTTGAGGCAAAGCGAAATGCAAAATAACCAAACTAAGACAAATTACGAAAAACGGAGTTGTGTTCAGCGAAAGCTTGAGGAAGTACTTCGCCGCAAGAAAAATCGCAACGATGATACAAAATCCAAAGATCCGGAAGCGGTAGAGCCAATCAATTCTCAAATCGCTTTTTAGGGTGCTTACATACTTCATTGAGTTAGTTCATTTTAACCGGTAAATGCATACTACAGTGCTTAGAACAAAGCGAAAACCTGTTGCGGTAAGCACTATTAAATACTAATTAAAGCCATATCGTTATGCCTCGTCAATTAGTCGAAGAATTTATTCCTAAATCCTTTACTTGCCTAAAACAATACAGCCTTAAAGACTTTACTGCAGATCTAATTGCGGGAATTACAGTTGGCTTAGTAGCTTTGCCGCTGGCGATGGCCTTTGCAATTTCCTCCGGCGTAGCCCCACAGGCTGGGATTTACTGCGCAATTTTCGCTGGCTTTATT belongs to bacterium and includes:
- a CDS encoding sodium-independent anion transporter — its product is MPRQLVEEFIPKSFTCLKQYSLKDFTADLIAGITVGLVALPLAMAFAISSGVAPQAGIYCAIFAGFI